The DNA region CGCGGCGTCGCCGCCAAAGGCGTTGCGAATAAAGCTGATCAACGTGGAGCCACCTGCCGTGGGCGACAATTTCTGCGGCGTGCCGCTCGATCCAGTTGTCGAAAGCAGGATGCCATTCAGGTAATAGATATTCGTGATCGTGCCAGGCAGCGGGAAGGCATCCGCGAAAACCAACGCCGCTTCCGACCAGTCGGTGGATTTCTCCGGCGCGACCGTGACGCGCGGCTCCGTAAGAATTCCCGTGTCAATGCCCTTCAACCATTGATCGAACCAGCGCCGAAGTTGGGCGCGCATGTAAAGTCCCTCGGAGCTGCCGAGGTCGGAGGAGGCGGGCGGATGGCCGAGGCCGCCCAGGTAAAGTTTGAAAAACGGAATGTTGGTGTTGGTTTCAAAAAGGGCGGTGGCTTGTTCGGCGGGAAACAGATGATCGCGCCAGCCTTGAATCACAAACGCCGGCACCTGCAATTCGGCGGGGTCAAAAATCACGGAACGCCAGTCGATGCTGGTTTGCGAATCGCCGACGTGGACTTTTTCAGGTTGGCCGCCCAGGATGTTTTTGATCCAGTCAAACATTTGATCGGCATAATTGGGATGGGCCGGATCGTAACCGCTGGCGAAAAAGCCGACCGCATAAGCGAGCTTGGGCACGTCCTTCGGGCAGAGTGCCTGGTAAAGGTCCGTCCAGCCGACGATGGGTGCCACGGCGGCAAGGCCCGGCACGTGGGTGCGCATGATTTCAAACGAATGCCCGCCACCATACGAAGCGCCCCCCACGCCAAATTTGCTGGCGGCCGTGACGGGAACAGTAATGGCCGGTGAATCACCGATGGTGCCGGTTTGCATGGCCAGGATCAACGTCTTCAAATCGTTGATTTCATTCGGACCGGCCACGGCCACGTTGCCGTCAGAATTTCCAAACCCGCGGGCGGTGGGCGCGAGCACCACGTAACCAGCGCTCGCAAATTCTTCCGCCAGCATCACCACGCGTTCGTCATTCTTCGCGCCGGCGTAACCATGGATGACGATGATCACCGGCGTGGGAGCGACCGCGCCGTCCGGAATATAAACACTGGCGTCGAGACGAATGGTGTTTGTCGTGGCGGATTCCGTGTCGCCCGTATCCGTGCCGGTGGCCCGGGCGGGGACGGGGATGCGGGTATTGTATTTGGTGAACGCGCCGCCGAACGAGTTGAGAACCATCGTCAGCGAGAGCAGCAGGAACAAGACGCCACTTCCCAGGAGAATTCTTTTTCTTGCATCCAACATGAATGACACCATACGACACATCCGGCGTTATTCAACCGGGCGATTTTCCCAAGAAGAGCTTTTGGTGGCGGAATTCGCTGCCCAGAATTAGCGGGCAGTGTAGCCGCGAACGAACCCGATGCATTGGGCCACATCTGGAACGGAATTGTCCCAGTTGTTTTCGTACTCGATGGAGATATTGCCGTCAAAATGCTGACGTTTCAGTTCCTCCAGAATGCCTTTGGTGTCGGTGACGCCGGTGCCGTAGATGCAGTCGGGGAGTTCCTTGCCGATGGCAGTCCGCTCTTTCAAGTGGCAACTAATGATGCGTCCCTTGAGGATTTTGAGACCATCGAGCGGCTTGATGCCGGACGTAGCCCAATGGCCGGTATCGGCACAGGCACCGATGCGCTTGTCGCGGTTCTTGACGATCGACAGGACGTAATTCGGGTCCCAAAGTTTGTATTTGGGATTGTTGACCTGGCGTTTGTGTTCATGAAAACCGACCCGGATGTCGTACTCCTTGACCAGCTTCTCGATGGTGTCGAGCGCATCGTCTGATTCGGTGGTGATGGCATACATCCCCATCTTCTTGGCGAACTCGAACACTTTGCGCGCCTCGCTTTCATCTTTGGAGAGCCCGACGACGCCATAGTTGACGGCCAGCACGTGATGTCTGGCGAGCTGGTCTTTGACCTTTTGGATGACTTCCTCGGAGGCATTGTGGTCCCATTTGATGTCGGGTTGTTCCTTGCTGAGTTTTTGGCCGGGATAAAACTCAATGACTTTGCCGCCGGCTTGAGCCGTCTTTTCGATGGCTTCAAACACACTGAAACGGTTGAAGGTGTAAGCCTGACAGCCGATGGCGTAACCACCGATCCTGCCCTCTTGAGGAATGGGCGGAGCGCTCTGAAGGGTGGTGGCGACGAGGAAACTCAAGGCGGCGATACTCAGATTCTGGCCGGCTCTTTGCGTTAAATTCATATTGGTCCTTTGTTCATTCACTGTGTCTCCGCGACTCGCGGAAAGCGATGTTGGTTGAGGTGATGGCACACGCAATCCCCGCGGTTGTCAAAACAAAAACAGCGTGGCAAAATGATCACCCGAGATTTGAGATTATTTTTGTTGCGTTCAGTGTGGCAGTCGCTAGGTTAGCGCGCTCGACGCATCAAAAATAAGAGACAACTTGAAGACTGAATTGTGTAGAAAAGCATTGGAGAAGGTTGGCAACCCCAACGTTCTGGTAAACTTGATTTCGCAACGCGTCCGGCAACTCAACGCCGGGGGCGGCGGCAGCAGCCAGCCGTTGATAGCCAACACCACGGGCATGGGAGCTGCGGACATTGCGCTGACGGAAATCATCGAAGAA from Verrucomicrobiota bacterium includes:
- a CDS encoding CocE/NonD family hydrolase; the encoded protein is MVSFMLDARKRILLGSGVLFLLLSLTMVLNSFGGAFTKYNTRIPVPARATGTDTGDTESATTNTIRLDASVYIPDGAVAPTPVIIVIHGYAGAKNDERVVMLAEEFASAGYVVLAPTARGFGNSDGNVAVAGPNEINDLKTLILAMQTGTIGDSPAITVPVTAASKFGVGGASYGGGHSFEIMRTHVPGLAAVAPIVGWTDLYQALCPKDVPKLAYAVGFFASGYDPAHPNYADQMFDWIKNILGGQPEKVHVGDSQTSIDWRSVIFDPAELQVPAFVIQGWRDHLFPAEQATALFETNTNIPFFKLYLGGLGHPPASSDLGSSEGLYMRAQLRRWFDQWLKGIDTGILTEPRVTVAPEKSTDWSEAALVFADAFPLPGTITNIYYLNGILLSTTGSSGTPQKLSPTAGGSTLISFIRNAFGGDAAALMTTIIAVNEIINASGDIFSPNIVTKSDDSANARNYTSQPLANDLNVVGLPTFQLFVSAAKTNACYFVQLLEKLPDGRLKLVTRGAFKDHTAAFQNPHSIEFSPFAINHVFKAGSRIRLRITSRDYPFFLPNLNQPKVKIYRDANHPSRFTLPVAP
- a CDS encoding sugar phosphate isomerase/epimerase, producing the protein MSFLVATTLQSAPPIPQEGRIGGYAIGCQAYTFNRFSVFEAIEKTAQAGGKVIEFYPGQKLSKEQPDIKWDHNASEEVIQKVKDQLARHHVLAVNYGVVGLSKDESEARKVFEFAKKMGMYAITTESDDALDTIEKLVKEYDIRVGFHEHKRQVNNPKYKLWDPNYVLSIVKNRDKRIGACADTGHWATSGIKPLDGLKILKGRIISCHLKERTAIGKELPDCIYGTGVTDTKGILEELKRQHFDGNISIEYENNWDNSVPDVAQCIGFVRGYTAR
- a CDS encoding DNA-directed RNA polymerase subunit omega — its product is MKTELCRKALEKVGNPNVLVNLISQRVRQLNAGGGGSSQPLIANTTGMGAADIALTEIIEEKMGWDLPEHVALTTPTRKKRRKH